The Deinococcus cellulosilyticus NBRC 106333 = KACC 11606 genome contains a region encoding:
- a CDS encoding VOC family protein, whose protein sequence is MTSAHPIIEGLFETHINVRNLEQSMDFYGQVLGLELAHLEEQRRIAFYWIGGRGQAMLGLWETPPEEVATQHFAFRTSLEKLHLAAAYLRERQLTGYNFLGDGTDVPMVFGWMPALALYFRDPDGHSLEFITMLEGQPRPELGVISLEAWEALQQD, encoded by the coding sequence ATGACCTCTGCACACCCGATCATTGAAGGCCTCTTTGAAACCCACATCAATGTGCGCAACCTGGAGCAGTCCATGGATTTTTATGGACAGGTGCTGGGTCTGGAATTGGCCCATCTGGAAGAACAGAGGCGCATTGCGTTCTACTGGATTGGGGGCAGAGGTCAGGCCATGCTGGGCCTGTGGGAGACCCCTCCTGAAGAGGTGGCCACCCAGCATTTTGCCTTTCGCACCTCGCTGGAAAAACTGCACCTTGCTGCAGCTTACCTGCGGGAACGCCAGCTGACCGGGTACAACTTCCTGGGAGATGGCACCGATGTTCCGATGGTTTTTGGCTGGATGCCCGCACTCGCCCTGTATTTCCGGGACCCCGATGGGCATTCGCTGGAATTCATCACCATGCTCGAAGGCCAGCCCAGACCTGAGCTGGGCGTGATCTCTCTGGAAGCCTGGGAGGCCCTGCAGCAGGATTGA